Genomic window (Sceloporus undulatus isolate JIND9_A2432 ecotype Alabama unplaced genomic scaffold, SceUnd_v1.1 scaffold_13, whole genome shotgun sequence):
ttcccttctccttttgtgtcttgtctttttagattgtaagcctgagggtaaggaaatgtctaattaacggtttgtaagacactctgatagccttttggctgaagagcgggaaataaataaataaataaataatcgcATTTCCCTGTCACTGGGGAGTAAGCAGCccatgggattttcctgtcctTGAAAAGATGCGGTGGttgtatatgggctgcatactccccagtgatggggaaatgtgataagatccgccTTCTTAAAGTTATATCCCACATCTATCGAGGGAACAAAGCCAATACAATAAACTCCTAGAATGCAATGCCTTCTTATCTAATAGAGCCCATCCAGAAAGATATCATGATCAATTGTATCAAAATCTGCTGACAGATCCAGAAAGATTAAAATGATAgtacccctacacacacacacacctttcaccCAGAGTAAGATTTCAGTCAGAGTGACTGAGGTCAATTCAGTTCTGTTCTCTGATCTGAAACTAGACTGAAATGGGTGTTGGAATGTGGTGGTAGCAACACCAAGAAAGGATATCATTCATCTCTCTCAATGGCATGTGAGGACTATTAGAACTGGCACAACTATTGATGCCAATTAAGTGTTGCCACACTGAAAAACTAGAGGTGGCTTCTACACCTTTAATGGCTGtaaagaagaggaaatttcaataggtgttgcttgtcatgcaacacTTGTTGAAATACCACAGGACAgaagccttctccagtttttactctggcatcTCTGGTGCCATCTTTCTGTCCTCTTCTGTCCATGCTGTGAAGGCGCAGAAGAGTGTGCATGTTCATAGATGAGGAGTAGCTATAatgtctgttttttgttttgttttgttttaaaaaagcaggccTTCCTGGGCAGTAGTGACAGCAGCAGAGGATCAGGGAGCATTTTAACCTTTTACCCTAGGTACATCCTTGGAAGAATCCCCTGCTGCATCCCTGGAAGAGTCAGTCTTTAAATGTAAGTTACCTGGCTGTAGTCAGTATCAAATGTAAACAATCGCAAATCCATGTAATGCTGTGCTGATCTCTTCAGTGCAGTCCAGGTTTCACTAACCTATTTAGAACACAGTGTGCATTTGTTTAGCCAGGAAACCTATTCGGTACAACATTTATAAATAATTCCCTCCCCGCAAGAGTAgtcaaaaagtatatttttatagCAGCAGCTAAAAGCAGTAAGTgacaaccagtgtggtgtagtagtttgaatgttttCTGGACTGGGACTGCAGAAAAACGGGGTCTGACTTCCCACACAACCATGGAGAGCATTGGGttgtcttgggcaagtcagatgaccttatcgcactcacaattttcaatgttttggggactgaaggaggatgctcgtgtgcgcaCGCActctgcagaaaacggagtttaccgcacacaaaGACAAAGATGTCCTCCAAGAGCCCCTGTTCCATCCCCTGGCGCGCAcccattcgcgtccagtcctgacgggcatgatttttgcctgacggattaccttccatcAGCAAAAAATCATGCTCGTCAGGATTGGACGCGAACGGGTGTGCAccggggatggaacagggcctcttgaAGGGCGcatttgtgtgtgataaactccgttttctgcagcacgtgcgcgcacatgagcgtcctccttccatccccagaacatttaaaattgtgtgtgcgataaggtcctaactCATGACTAATCCATAGAAGACACATATTTCATATTAAAAATCACATTGTGGCTACTTTTCTTGCCATGATGGCTCGGTAAAGCTGGCTTCTagccggcttgggggcatggtgtttaggcACACCTCGCCCCCGAGTCATTTGGAAGCCGTGTCAGAGATTATATGCTGGCTTCTGGGTGACTTGGGAGCATGGTGTTCAGACGCCACTTGCCCCAGAGCTGGCGAAAAGCCGGCAAAAGAGCCGAATGGGCagtttttttctgccccaaataggaagtgacttttcccactcctatttggggtggaagctggctggattggggccatgccaTGCAGTTTCCGCAGCCCAAATTCAGCTATCTCAGGGGTGATGATggagccatctgttttgccccttaatttCTGAAACCTGCTGTTGTTCACAGATGTGCCATTTGGGGTGCTTAAAGAACTGACACATGAAGttatctgttattattatttagaatatCCAGTCAAATGACTATTTGCATTGTTTCTTTAATGATGCAACTGCTTTTTAAGACTTGTTTCATTCATCTGGTAGGTAAATTGCTAGCTAATTTCAAGTATTTAGAACACAGAAAATGCTCTTACAAATGGGGAGAAGCCCCTTACTTACTATTTTCCAGATCTTTAAAACAATACTGTgttaaactaaaaatcccaaaatcctccagccaTAATAACCACTGGCCAATTTGGCTTAGAgattctagaacagtggttctcaaccttacTAAGGCCGTGACCTTTCaatgcagttcctcatgttgtggtgacccctaaCCATAACATTAACCTATACTTCCTCAttaatatgtgttttccagtggtcttaggcaacccctatgaaagggttgttcaacccccaaagggatcacgacccacaggttgagaactgctgttctaaaagttctagtccaaaaaataataacttttcagAGGTTTGCAATTATCATTCCAATATTTCTGGCAAAGAAAGATGTATCTTCTGCCTTCCAAACCACACTAGTTATTTGAAAGCTTTAGTATGGGATCTTAAAACGATCAATACCTGTTCAGCCAAGGTATTCTGGCTGCTAGTTAGTTGCCAATAGTCCAGATAAGGTGTTTGTCTCTTTAGTCCTAAAAACTGATTGGCTTCTTCTTCAGAAGCAAACGGTAGTCCCAGGATCCCTGAAAGGCAAATAACTGGAATCAAAGATTTATAGACTATGCAAATTCCAAACATGTTTAACAAGCAGCTATTGTTATATATCCTAAATGTCCTCTCATGTGATAGTAAATTGTTAGGTTCTATCCACGGATATGTTTAAAATTACAGTTTGGCAAGCCACGGGTGTTTCAAAGCATGCCATTAAACCTAACAGAAAGTAATGCATTATAAAAATCATGTATTACAAGAAAGGCAAGTCACTCCAATATATAGGCAATCTGAGTTGCTTTATTTATTCATCTGAGGGCTCCTCTGGAGTGGCCAAATGTGTTCAGAAATTGCTAGAGATTTCAGTACTTGAGAGATGCATTAGGTCTCTCTGGGCCCAGGGTTCAAACCTCCactctgccatagaaacccactggatgacctagggcaaatcacactctctcagcctcagaggaaggcaatggcaaatcccttcaaaacaaatctgaccaagaaaaccccatgaagtaTTTACCTTAGTGTCCCTATAGTTGAAAATGACACAACAACATTTTGATCACTGGTTAACAAACCCGACTTAAGTGTTTGTGAAAACTAGAACTGAATAACAAGTGAAACACACCACCTAGAACCTATTTCTACGCAGATGGATGGATTTCAGCTGTTACTATCAAGTTAGTCTTGCTCCTGCAATGTATGATCATCCCGTGACTAACTCAGGCTAATTCCTGCAGTATAAACTGTGTGAAAAACTAAGTACAGTATTTCACAAGAAAACGGTAGCAGAATGAATAGCTAAACCTGActgaaaggaaagaatgaaacagtCACACTATAAGAGAAGGGCATTTGTCTGCCCTGATGGAATTGCTCTCCTGTCAAATATTAGAACTGATGAGGCTCAGTCTATGGAGTCTATCACACAGGGCAAATCCTCTGCAAAAATGGAAGTTTAAATtggaaaaacctgcaaaagcaggtttattttaacacaatatcattgttaaactaatgttaacctgaacagaaagtggaggggaaagtagacaaaagccactcttttttacttttggaaaatcccaaaagtaaaaaggagcagcttttgtttactttctgtttgggttaacacaGGTTTAACAAtgaaatgtgtgaaaatcaacctgcttttgtgggttttttctaccttttaaatcccgttttttcacaggatttcccccatgtgataaactcctatgaacaCATGCAAGGTCTAATCAGTGATGAcgaaccttttagaagccaagtgcccaaactgcaatccaaaacccacttatttattgcaaagtgccacgtccctctggctttctagtaacaaaccctggcaaactctgtgctggggtgacagcacatgtgcccacagagagggctttgagtgccacctctgtcacacgtgccataggttcgccatcactggttgTTGGGTACAACATGAAGAAGAGCTTGATAAAGCTTTTTCACTCTTACTACAAAAGTGtttcagtgaaaagaaaaagCCTTACCAAATAATACAATGAATGCTGCACGAAACTCTGCTTTGTAGCAAGATTCTTTTGCCCTTTTTTTGAGTGacaattctttcctttcttccttcctttcttttttgaacTGATATTCCTAGTATCTCCCAGCTGGTTGAGGCATTCTGAGAATGgtaatccaaaaaggtaacttcccTAAACTCTAGATTCAGTAGACAATTAAATGCACCCCATTGAAATTGCATCAAGCAATCATATGTCCAGTCATAGATTTGGGCAGTCTACTTGACAGAAATGATTTAACTGAGAAGCTGTGTGTTTATATTTAATAGCAAATGTATTTAGTTAAATAGGCCTCTAAAAGCTTACCTTTCAGTAACACAGCACACATAACCAGGTGGAATGTTGTCATAGTCATGGTGTGTATTCTGTGGGGAAATGTTGCACAGTACAGCTGCAAAAATTGGTTGCTTTCTGTACTTTATATTCTCTTTGCTTCATAAATGATTTACTACATCCAAGTTGCAGGCAGAGGGCACAGTCCACCATTGCATAGACATGTTTCATCGACCTCTTTCTACCCTTTGGACTTTTGACAAGGACGTTTTGATACTTGCCAGAAATGTTTTTCTCCCAAAGAACAGATGCTTAATACGCTAAGCTGCGctaatgcaaaatataaaatatactccCATTTTTGGCTATGTGAGTGAAGAGGTGACACAATGGGTCTGAGCACAGAGAGGACAAGTGAATAAGCATTTTCAggattgaattaattaattaatcaatacaccacttttccattaaaaaaataaaaagatactcAAGACAGCTTGTGTgtagacacatatacacacgcatgcatacacacatgcataggGACATCTGTAGTAAACTGCCTTCGAATCatccttgactcatggtgaccctatggatgagacgtctccaagcccccctgtcctccactgctctgcttaggtcctgcaaattcatacttgtgacctccttaatagagtccatccatctagcttgtagtcttcctctctttctatttccctccacttttcctagcatcattgtcttttccaatgagtcatgccttcttatgatgtggccaaagtatggcagcctcagtttgatcatcttggcttccaaggaggatTCAGCctagatctgttcaaggatccatgtgtttttttggccatccacgatATTCTCatcactcttccccagcaccacagctcaaatgagttgattttcttcctatccgctgtattcactgtccagctctcacatccgtacacgATGATGGAGAATACAGTGACATATTCTCATATTTCCCCAGTGATGTCATGGATTTGTATGGAAAATATGGCTTAAATACCATAAAATATGGTATCGAGTGTATATTAGAAAATAAGGTAAGGATTTGCATAAGGCTGGTGAATGACAGTTGGGAGCTCCGTTACACAAAAGTTTGGTGCTACACAAGGTAGTTTTTGTTAGAGTTGGAGTGAGGGAAGAGAGTTTTGGTCAGGGGGTGGGTATGGTTGGTCTGAGTTAGCTTGAGAGGAGTATGAGAAAAGGTATGTGGTATTTTCAATGTAATTAATAATTAATCTGCTATGCTGTGATTCACTTCCATaaacaaaaatagtttttgtATTTATACACTTTGGGCTTCTGGAAATACTATCTGAGAGCTTGGATTAAGGCAAGTCTGTAGTGGCAGCAATGGCCCTTATCAGACGGAGGGtattgcagctctgatccgaagccactgcggggtttggttccaggatgccccgtggataacaaaatctgtggatgctcaagtgcgattaaatataatggcatagcaaaatggttttccttatatcaaatggcaaaatcaagatttgatatttggaatttatacattttttcagcattttcaagccgtggatgcttgaatccgtggataaaaaaatctgtgggtaagcagggccaactgtattctgaaagccagtctggtgtagtggtttgaggactctggaggccagggtttgaatcctggctcaagcATGAAAAAACCACTaggtgatacacacacacacacacacacacacacagacttatACTGTATCTATAGGTATGTCTCTGTGGTCtgttacagtcagccttccttctccacagatttttttttatccacggattcaagcatccacagtttgaaaatattccaaaaaagtataaattccaaatagcaaaccttgattttccattttatataagggacaccattttgctctaccattatatttaatgggacttgaccatcgtAGGGTTTTGTTACCAACGGGGGATTCTgaatctggaaccaaaccccagcagataagaaGATCATTCCCACTGTACTTCTGAGAGCCATGGAAAACCTCCTACCCCAACAACTATATTATATATGTTGTTGAGGTAGGCCATGGCTCTCAGAAGTAAtatatgggcaagtcacacactctcagcctcaaaggatggccatggcaaaccccctaccccaactctctctctctctctctctctctctctctctctatatatatatatatatatatatatatattgtttttttaaatttttacacacacacacacacacacatatatatatatatatatatatatatccagtgtggcttaggggtttgagtgttagactgccACTAcgtatatatatatctcagtgGGTTTTATCAGTGGGAGATATATCTAGGGGCGGGGCGTTCCACCGTCCCAACGGCCGTTTCCCGCCTCGCTCGCGCCGCCACTTCGCTCTCGCGGCCGCTAGGGGGCGCAGCGGGACTGGGGCATGCGGCCTCCGCAGCgaggattgagagagagagagagagagagcgtggcTTCTGGGCCTTGGGCCCCTGAGGCGGGCGAGGCAGAGGGATGATGTCTGAggagtcccagcagccctatggCTCCCTTTGCCGGGCAGAGCTGCGCCTGGAGTACCTCCACGCCAACTCGTGAGTGGGGCCGCCTCAGGGAGCCTCAGGGACAGACATGGAAGTAGTGGCTCCTTTGGCCACGCGTCTGGTTTCTAGATTCCAGGCTGcgtccacattggagaaataagcgctttaactctttgtctgccttcttgctatggaattctgggagttggagtttgttgtgccccacaacaaactccaactcccagaattccatagccatgagccagaccAAGACCTAAAGCGCTTCCAAACCGGGttgtttttccagtgtggatgcagccagagtttggggatcaatgtttcccaaacctaagtcctccagaggttttggacttcagttcccagagttcctgactgttggccaatctggctggggcttctggcagctgaagtcccaaaacacctgaagggccaGAGTTTGAGGATCATTAACTACATTGTAAGAAATCATAATGCCTTTTGATGCAGGTTTAAGCATCcggtggcatcctgggatttatagttttacaaggccctcctcccaggatggagccatggcagctaaagaggtgccaaaactgcattgtttccatGGCATATGCCCAGTGTGGCATAgaggtttcagcattggactatgactggagaacaaggttcgaaTCAAAGGAAAGGATCTGGGGCCATGGCAtcctacggttcccagaattccatagcactgagccatggcagttaaagcgaagTCAAAACGGATTACTTCTCCAgtgcatatgttttgttttcccatTCAAACTCTTCCATCAGTGGTTTTGTTACTGGGCTGGTCCCAGCATTGCCTGTTTGTTTCATCTTAAACAGCATGGGAAAACTGGGTGTCCCGATCAGGAAAAACACAACAACAGACTGATGGAAGAGTTTGGATGGAAAAGCCAAATACTGAAGCCAGGGGTGGCGGTGTGAAGCAGGCAGGGGCTGCAATCCTATAGCCATTGACTTTGGATCCAGaacactggcaaaaaagacaggagcatagagGTATGTGTCTGTCAATATCGTGCAATAATGCAATCATTATCACACGATGTCTCACAACATCGCGATTATccagtgaataaagaggaattctagcaccactttttattcgtggggattttccatgaataaaaaccggcactagaattcctctttatgtCGTGTGATAATCATCATATTATCGCGCAATATTGGCGGGAGCATATCACTTATGTTCCCGTCTCTTTTTTCCGATGTGATAGTCTCCTAAAGTGCAAATctcaccacagaaataatccagtttgacggagtctccttccttagaggtctttaagcagaggctggatggccatctgtcgaggatgctttgattgagatttcctgcatggcagaatggggttggactggatggcccttgcggtctcttccaactctatcattctgtgaCACTTGAACTGCTCTGGCTTAAGGCTAGGGAACGGTGGTTTTGTGGgacatagccttctctgtcagacagctctggtgccacaaggaactacaattcccaggattccctggcactgagccggGGAATTTCAAGTggctgaaactggattatttctgcagtgtgtttttgacctaaGACTGGACTGCAGGAGGCTCCAGCCTATTGCTATCAAGGGTCTTGT
Coding sequences:
- the LOC121917246 gene encoding uncharacterized protein C3orf85-like produces the protein MTMTTFHLVMCAVLLKGILGLPFASEEEANQFLGLKRQTPYLDYWQLTSSQNTLAEQVSETWTALKRSAQHYMDLRLFTFDTDYSQEPH